CCCTAGGGCAGACTCGGACATGGGCAAGCACGTAGTGAATGCTCAACAAGGATGTGTTAGGGGACCCATTGGTCCCAAAGTCCGTCCGTCGCCGCGTCCTGTCAGTTCTTCCCACATCTCTCAGACGCTCCCTCTACTCTCAATCCCCCTGGCTCTGCCAAGCCTTTCCCTTCGCGGCTCCGGGTTGGCCCTCTAGTGCTCCAAGGAAGAGCTCTAAAGCAcagctcccactgcagggaggACACCAGAGATTCCCGCCCCCTCAAGCGCCTCCCCCGACACCCCTGAGACCCATTGCAACCCCCAGACCTCCTCCGCTGGCCATTACCCAGCGCGCCAGCGCAGTCatgtgcttctgtgtgtgtgtgtgtcgctcagtcgtgtccgactctttgtgaccccatggactgtatagactgtagcctgtcaggctcctctctatagaattctccaggcaagaatactggaacgggttgccatatccttctccaggggatcttcccaacccagggaccgaaccagggtctcctgcatggcaggcagattctttacggtctgagccaccgtatttaaaactaaaataaagctAGAATCTTGGTAGTCTGAGTGCTTCGTAGAAACTGAGGTTCTCTGGGATCGTGGGGAGGTTTCCTTGGTAACTGTTGCTAAGGAGGGGACGCCCCGGAAGTAGGCCATGCGCTTGCGCAGAGGAACCCTGGTCTGCGCCTGCGCAGATGGGAACCTCGAGGGGCTGCTCTCGGCATGGGGGAGCCGGAGCCAGAGCAGATCCGTCTGAAGTGTGTCCGTAAAGAAGGCTTCTTCACGGTGCCTCCGGAGCACAGGGTACGAAGAGGGCCTGTTCTGGTAGCTCTGTCCTCGCTAGCGGCAGGGCGGGGCTGAATCGTACTAGGGCCCTCAGCGTCGCCGGGTTTCCGTCAGCAGCGGGAACGGCAAGGCAATCCCAGCGGTCCTCGGGGGTTTCGTCCGCGCCAGGGACTGGGCGGCTCTCAGGTCGCCGGCCTCCTCGTCAAGAGCGCGCTGCAGCGTGGGCGTTTCTTAGTTTTGCGTCCGGGACGGGCGCCTCGTGTCAGGGGAGAATAGTCGTGGGAAGTGTTGGAGACGTGTCTCCTACCAGCCTGTGGGTGCACTGGGCGGGTCCCCGTCTCTGACCCGGCAGCTCCGCTTGTGCCTTGCTCCGTGCGGGGCCTCTCCGTGTGTCAGTCACTTAGTCCTTTCGAGGACGCCTTGTAGAGGTGAGAAGGGTGAAGCTTAGGGGCTTCGAGTGGTTTTACTAAGATAGACGGCTCGTGCAGgggcaggtgtgatccctggtggCGGGTTGCTCTGACTACTTGCTGGTGCTGTGCGAGGCCGCGTCAGTGTCCAGTAAGAACCGTAACAGACTGAATGAGTGAGCGCAGGAGCCAGCCTTGAGCGGTCCCCCGCTGTTCACCGAAACTCAGCAGCTGCTCTCAGTTAAGGCATACCTAGACGAGGACAGTGCAAAGTGCGCAACAGTAAGTGCTGCAAGACCAGTGTCAGGGGATTTTGCAGAGAAATGTTTTCAGCTGGGGGTCAAGAAGCAGTTTTGAGAAGGGTCAGCATTTCTGCTGGGTGGGGAAATGTGACTGGGTTTTGGATGCAGAGATGAGGAGGCAGGTGGGCTTGCTAGACCTAGGGAGCAGCAGGAGCAAAATCCCGCGAAAGGCAGTGTGTCCAGGAAGCACCAGGGGTTCCGTAGAGAGAGGGGGAACGAGGGAAGCAATTAGATTGGGATGGGATGAGGGAAGGGGTTCATTCGGAGCCAGGTGACCCTGACTTGGTTTCCCAAGATGGAGGGCAAGGTAaatagaggcagagagagagtcaAGAGAGGGGCAGTTTAGAACCTGAAACTTGCCACATGTCATCCGACCCACGGGGAAGTGCTACAGATGAAGTTGTATTAGGGTACAGGCTCTGCTAGAACTTGGAGACCCCAAAATACAGTGCTTTAAGGACAGGACTTTTATTTCTGGTGCCCCTAACATCACACAGGTGCGCCAGGCACTCAGGTTGTCAGTTTTTGCTCCATCGAATCCTAGCGTGCCTCAGGAGGCAGAAAGGAGTGAAGGGCAGCCAGCTTCTTTTGATCAGGAAGTGGTGCTTGTCCCTCTGTGCACATCGCACTGGCCAGAATTTAGTCACATGTTTacacctagctgcaagggagacTGGAAACTCGGGCCACCATCTGGGTTGCCATGTTCCCCCAGCATTGTTTCATAACGCAGAGGAAGAagtaatgtatggatgttggAGACAGTTTCTGCCACTGTGTTTGGTAGATGCTTTGTGAAGGTCTTCGAGCTTTTCCATATCCAgagctttgtttatttatttatttatggtcacACTGCTCAGCCTGTGGGATTTcagatccctgatctgggatcaACCTTCACCCTCAGCACTGAGAgtacagagttctaaccactggaccaccaggaaatggCCCAGAGCATAGTTCAGACCATTGCTGCTCAAGTggactttctgtgatgatggaaatgttctgtcttTTGAATTGTCCACTGTGGTCGCCATGAACTGCTTGGGGTCATCGAGCACTTCACATGGCTCATGCAGCTGAAGAAAtgaacttttaatttcatcttaGTCAGTTTTAACCAAATGTGGCTGGTAGTTACTCTTTTTAGGCAGCACACATCTGGACCATGGGATTGAAAGGGAGTGGTTGGACCGACTTTGATTTCACTTTCAAAGTGTCTGGCCAGTATCATCACCCCATTTTCTCACCTGCAAACCCAAGTGTGTGGTCAGGACAGGTGCTGGCTCTTTGGAACAGCTAAAGTGTCAGTATCCATCTCTGGTTCCCTTAGCTGCCAGATCCCCTCACTGCCAGCACCTCTCTCTTTCAGCTGGGACGGTGCCGGAGCGTGAAGGAGTTTGAGAAGCTGAATCGCATTGGGGAAGGCACCTATGGCATTGTATGTGAGTGGCTACGGTGGCAGGCCTGGGACCCAGGGACTGTCCTGGCAGCAGCTGTGTCAGGGCTGGAAGGAGAGTGCAGGTGACCTTTAATCCTTGGTATAATTGCTGTCGATTTCATACCACGACTGAGTGAATGGAAGCATCAGGTTGTTCATGTGTCCCTGTGAGTGGAGGGCGCTATCACACGATCAAGTGTAGCACCGTGGCCAGTGGCCAGAAGTGTACCCACAGCCACTGGGACGTCGGTGTGCATCACCCTGCCGTGGGTGTGGAAGCTGCTCAAATCCCCACAGTGCTCTGGGGATCAGCTTCAAAAAGATAAGGCTGCTTTTTTCACAATAAGGACGTTATTTGCTGTTAGAAACCACAGAACACAAAACAGTGGTCTGCACTCCGACTCTAAGAAGGAAACGTTCAGGGAGACTCTTCTAGCCGGGGGTCCGCTGTTTGCTCAAGCCAGGGTACTCCTCAGGGAGCACCTGTCTCCCGGCATTGGAGTATTGCTTGCACAGGGTACCAACAGTCAAGGAAGAAGAGCAAGGGTGCCCCCACGTGGcaggagggcagggggtgggccTGGATCCTACTGTGGAGGCGCTTCCCTTCCAGATCGGGCGCGGGATACCCACACAGATGAGATTGTCGCCCTGAAGAAAGTGCGGATGGACAAGGAAAAGGATGGTGAGCTGGGAGGGGCCGCTGCACCACTTGCGCTCAAGTGGGAGGGGATAGGAAGATACAAGTTGCCTGAGCTCCCTGAGTGGCACCTGCATGATGGTCAAAGGAGGCTGGTCTCTAGGGGGCTGCAGTCTGGCCCTGCCTGTCTCCCCTGGACTTCTCCAGCTCATCACCCCTCCTCCACACGCTAGCCTCAGTTCCCCTGAGCCGCGTGCAGTTCATCCCCTTCATCTGTCCTTTCCTTCTGCTGGCTGACTCTGCCTTCTCTTCTGTCTCAGCTCAGCATCACCCTCCCCAGGGCTTTCCCACTGAAGACTGGGCAGGTAGCCCCTGTCTGCTGCTCACACCCCTGCTGACCGCCCCTTGGCCGCCTGTGCAGGcagggctgtgctgtgctcattAGGGGCTGGCTGCCATATACAGTGGTCAGTACAGAGAGCTGCTTGTGTTTGATGGAGGAGAAGGTTAAAGGTGCTGGTTTGGATGACCTTACCTCTCCTTGAGGTAGCAGGCAGAGTTCTGTCGGGTAGGGCTGGGAGTCACTGAGGCAGCTGGCTGTTAGGGGTCCCTGTCTGCAGGGGTGGGGTCACTGAGCCTGGGCCAGCTGCAGAGGCAGGGTCACCAAGGCCAGGCTGGTTGCAGGGGTCCCCATCAGCAGTCTTCGAGAGATCACACTGCTGCTTCGCCTCCGCCATCCCAACATTGTGGAGCTGAAGGAGGTGGTTGTGGGGAACCACCTGGAGAGGTGAGCAGTCTGCTTGCTGCCCCCACATtaggccctgcccagccccctccctgcttcccttcctGCTGCCCAGGAGGGTCCCTTGGCTCacctgggaggaggtgggaggtggcatGCGTTTCTCCCTCTTACTTTAGCATCTTCCTGGTGATGGGCTACTGTGAGCAAGACCTGGCCAGCCTTCTGGAGAACATGCCAACACCCTTCTCTGAGGCCCAGGTTGGAGGCGGGGGTTGGggtggccgggggtggggggcttcccaAGCCCTTGTTAGGCACATTGTGCCAAAAGCAGACCTCCTGGCCTTCTGCAGGTCAAGTGCATCGTGCTGCAGGTGCTCCGGGGCCTCCAGTACCTGCACCGGAACTTCATCATCCACAGGTGGGCGGGGCTTGTGGCTTGGGGGCGGGGTGACCACCAGACTGACTCAGCACCAACACGCAGGGCAGTAGAGCAACCTGAAGGCAGTGGAGCTCCTGGAACTGGTCCCAGGGGAGGGCGGGACAGCATGGTACCTGTTTTCCCCTCTGCCAGGCAGATGGCGGGGAGGGACCTGGATTCCCTGTGCAGGGTGGCTCATGTGGCCCTGAGGGGACCAGGACAGGACTCCACCTCTCAGGAAGTCACTGAGAGCTCTCTGCTGTTTCCAGCTACCGAATGGCCTTGCATTACCTGTGCTCTTCCTTCTAAAAAGTGCAAACAGGATGAGATGTGTGGGGAAGCGTTCTGAGTGTTGCTGCATCGGTGACAACCTCGTTCCTGCATGCGAGTTTCTGGGAACCACTGGTGTTCTCTTTCTGTCATAGGGATCTGAAGGTTTCTAACTTGCTCATGACAGATAAGGGCTGCGTGAAGACAGGTGGGTGCAGGTGCTGCCTCTATGATGGGGTCTGTGAGCGCCCCTGCACTGGGGTGGCAGGCTGGTCTCCGGAAGCTCCCTGCACACTACACACTGGCTTGAGGTGGCACTGGTCAGTCTTCCCTGGGTGACACACTCTGTCTCGTCCCTCTGCCTCCATCTCAGCGGATTTTGGTCTGGCCCGGGCCTATGGCATCCCAGTGAAGCCAATGACTCCCAAGGTGGTCACACTCTGGTAAGTCCCTGGAGACCAGGGGAAGTTTGGGCGGGTGTGGGTGGGTCATGCTGAAGTGGCCAGAGCATCTTAGAGGTCTTTCAGCTGCCAAGAAAGAGCAGTGCTGTCACGGGGAGGGACCTGCCCATCCAGATGGGGTGCTGTTCTGTCCTGGGGCCGCCTCACCCCCAGCTGGCTCTGCGCTGCTCAGAGGGGAGGTGGCTTCACCACTGGAGCGTGGGAACAGTGCAGGTTTCTGCAGTTACTTCTCACTTGACATTTTGAAGCAAAATGGGGTGTGGTTCAGGGCAGGCTGCGTTCTGCTGTGTGTCATTCACCCCGACCTGTGTAGAAGGGCCAGCATAGGACACTGCAGCACTCAGGGATCATCCAATGAGCGCAGCATGTTTGTCGAGCTTTCGTGGAAGGGACAGCCTTAGCTGAGGTTCATGCTCCCTCATCCCAGGCCATCTCTGGCTCTCAGGGCAGGGTGGTGGCTGGTGGGTGCCCTGTGGAGGCCAGGCTGGAGGAGAGGAACTGTCAGATGCAAAGGAGGGGCTTCTGTTCACAGGTACCGAGCCCCTGAACTGCTGCTGGGAACCACCACGCAGACCACCAGCATCGACATGTGGTGAGAGGTGGACGCTGCTCCCAGGCCTCTCAGATGGTGGGGTGGTCTTGTGAGACCTGGGGTCTCACCAGCTCCCAGGAAGATGGGCCTATGCCTGGGGTcctgagaggcagagggagacagCCCCATCACTGAGGACCTGCCCTTGTGGCCATAGGAGGCCTGCTGAGGCCAGGTCACGTGGCTCAGCTGGAGACCCCAGTGGTCATCCCATCATGacctcctcccagctctgcccccagCCTCCGCCCCAGCAGCTGGGGGACTGGTCCAGGCGGAGCCAAGGAGCTGAGAGGAGACCCTGCACTCCTCTGCAGGGCGGTGGGCTGCATCCTGGCTGAACTGCTGGCCCATAAGCCCCTTCTCCCCGGCACTTCCGAGATCCACCAGGTGGACCTGATCGTGCAGCTGCTGGGGACCCCCAGTGAGAACATCTGGCCGGTGAGTGCCAGCCCCGCCCTTCTCTCTCCTGCCCCTACTGGCCACCGGCCTTTACCGGCCCCTCCCCACAGGGCTTCTCTCAGCTGCCGCTGGCCAGCCAGTACAGCCTGCGGAAGCAGCCCTACAACAACCTGAAACATAAGTTCCCGTGGCTCTCGGAGGCCGGCCTGCGCCTGATGAACCTCCTCTTCATGTACGACCCTAAGAAAAGGTGCTGAGAGGGCCCCACATGTGCATGAATCAGGCCTGATTTTGTGGGGTTCTGTCGGTTTACCCAACTTCCTGTTGTGTGGAAGGGAACCAGGGGAGGCTCTGCGGGGCAGCTGTGCGGGAGACGAGCCTGGCTGGGCTTGGGCCCTGTGAACAGTGAGGTCTTCCCTCCAGGGCTACAGCCGGTGACTGCCTGGAGAGCTCCTACTTCAAGGAGAAGCCCCTGCGTGAGTCTTCCCTGCTGGCACCTGGCCGGGGGCCCTTGTGTAGGGTGGGGGTTAATGCTGGTGGGTGGTGGGGCCCAGGCGGGTAGGGGCTGTTTTGGGCCACGTACGGAGGCTcaggaggggagcagagggtAGCATGGGGCCCCTCCCTCACTCAGGGCTGATGCAGTCcattcccccaacccccagcGTGCGAGCCGGAGCTCATGCCCACCTTCCCCCACCACCGTAACAAGCGTGCCACCCCAGCCACATCCTTGGGCACTGAGAGCCAGAGCCGGCGCTGCAG
The genomic region above belongs to Budorcas taxicolor isolate Tak-1 chromosome 18, Takin1.1, whole genome shotgun sequence and contains:
- the CDK10 gene encoding cyclin-dependent kinase 10 isoform X2, whose translation is MGEPEPEQIRLKCVRKEGFFTVPPEHRLGRCRSVKEFEKLNRIGEGTYGIVYRARDTHTDEIVALKKVRMDKEKDGVPISSLREITLLLRLRHPNIVELKEVVVGNHLESIFLVMGYCEQDLASLLENMPTPFSEAQVKCIVLQVLRGLQYLHRNFIIHRDLKVSNLLMTDKGCVKTADFGLARAYGIPVKPMTPKVVTLWYRAPELLLGTTTQTTSIDMWAVGCILAELLAHKPLLPGTSEIHQVDLIVQLLGTPSENIWPGFSQLPLASQYSLRKQPYNNLKHKFPWLSEAGLRLMNLLFMATAGDCLESSYFKEKPLPCEPELMPTFPHHRNKRATPATSLGTESQSRRCRP
- the CDK10 gene encoding cyclin-dependent kinase 10 isoform X3, coding for MDKEKDGVPISSLREITLLLRLRHPNIVELKEVVVGNHLESIFLVMGYCEQDLASLLENMPTPFSEAQVKCIVLQVLRGLQYLHRNFIIHRDLKVSNLLMTDKGCVKTADFGLARAYGIPVKPMTPKVVTLWYRAPELLLGTTTQTTSIDMWAVGCILAELLAHKPLLPGTSEIHQVDLIVQLLGTPSENIWPGFSQLPLASQYSLRKQPYNNLKHKFPWLSEAGLRLMNLLFMYDPKKRATAGDCLESSYFKEKPLPCEPELMPTFPHHRNKRATPATSLGTESQSRRCRP
- the CDK10 gene encoding cyclin-dependent kinase 10 isoform X1, which gives rise to MGEPEPEQIRLKCVRKEGFFTVPPEHRLGRCRSVKEFEKLNRIGEGTYGIVYRARDTHTDEIVALKKVRMDKEKDGVPISSLREITLLLRLRHPNIVELKEVVVGNHLESIFLVMGYCEQDLASLLENMPTPFSEAQVKCIVLQVLRGLQYLHRNFIIHRDLKVSNLLMTDKGCVKTADFGLARAYGIPVKPMTPKVVTLWYRAPELLLGTTTQTTSIDMWAVGCILAELLAHKPLLPGTSEIHQVDLIVQLLGTPSENIWPGFSQLPLASQYSLRKQPYNNLKHKFPWLSEAGLRLMNLLFMYDPKKRATAGDCLESSYFKEKPLPCEPELMPTFPHHRNKRATPATSLGTESQSRRCRP